One Ardenticatenales bacterium genomic region harbors:
- a CDS encoding acyl-CoA dehydrogenase family protein, which translates to MAVTPFDFLRLDDLLNDEQRHLRQLVRRYVSDRVLPHINPYWERAEFPRDIAFGLRELPIMGTMLRGYGCAGLDPLAAGLVRYELGRGDGSIGTFYGVHSGLAMGSIGMLGSEAQKARWLPDMADLRKIGAFGLTEPARGSDAANVLTTARRDGDSYILNGQKRWIGNAAIADYLIIWAKDEAGQMGGFVIEEPGANPGVRISNIGGKIGKRAVLNADIELTEARIPAANRLAGARSFRDVARVLSYTRYTICWEAAGIAAACLEYALAYAREREQFGRPIAGFQLVQQKLVDMAADVTQMQLFCFRLAQLMAAGQATNGMVSLGKYNNAGKARRVASLAREILGGNGILIENHIARLMLDAEAIYTYEGTNEINLLIVGREMTGISAFV; encoded by the coding sequence ATGGCCGTCACCCCCTTTGACTTTCTCCGCCTGGACGACCTGCTCAACGACGAACAGCGCCACCTGCGCCAGCTTGTGCGCCGCTACGTTAGCGACCGGGTGCTGCCCCACATCAACCCATACTGGGAACGCGCCGAATTCCCCCGCGACATCGCCTTTGGCCTGCGCGAACTGCCCATCATGGGCACTATGCTGCGCGGCTACGGTTGCGCCGGGCTAGACCCATTGGCCGCGGGACTGGTTCGCTACGAACTGGGGCGCGGCGACGGCTCCATCGGCACGTTTTACGGCGTCCACTCCGGCCTGGCCATGGGCAGCATCGGCATGCTCGGCTCCGAAGCGCAGAAAGCGCGCTGGCTGCCCGACATGGCCGACCTGCGCAAAATCGGCGCATTTGGCCTCACCGAACCGGCGCGCGGCTCCGACGCCGCCAACGTCCTCACCACCGCCCGCCGCGATGGCGACAGCTACATCCTCAACGGCCAAAAACGGTGGATCGGCAACGCGGCCATCGCCGACTACCTCATCATTTGGGCCAAAGACGAAGCGGGGCAGATGGGCGGGTTCGTCATCGAAGAGCCGGGGGCGAATCCGGGCGTGCGCATCAGCAACATCGGCGGCAAAATTGGCAAGCGCGCCGTCCTCAACGCGGACATTGAACTAACGGAGGCGCGCATTCCCGCCGCCAATCGGCTGGCCGGCGCGCGCAGCTTCCGCGACGTGGCTCGCGTCCTCAGCTACACCCGCTACACCATCTGCTGGGAAGCAGCGGGCATTGCCGCTGCCTGCCTGGAATATGCCCTGGCCTATGCGCGGGAGCGGGAACAGTTTGGCCGCCCCATTGCCGGCTTCCAGCTTGTGCAGCAAAAACTGGTGGATATGGCCGCCGACGTGACGCAAATGCAGCTCTTCTGTTTCCGCCTGGCGCAATTGATGGCCGCCGGCCAGGCCACCAACGGCATGGTCTCCCTCGGAAAGTACAATAATGCCGGCAAAGCACGCCGCGTCGCCAGCCTGGCCAGAGAAATCTTGGGCGGCAATGGCATCCTGATTGAAAACCACATCGCCCGCCTCATGCTCGACGCGGAAGCCATCTACACCTACGAAGGGACCAACGAAATCAACCTCTTGATAGTCGGGCGCGAAATGACGGGCATCAGCGCCTTTGTGTAA
- a CDS encoding MogA/MoaB family molybdenum cofactor biosynthesis protein, protein MSTERRVGILTVSDRGARGEYEDRSGPVIAGILAQRTPWTISETAIVPDDQDSISDALRRWCRAGLNLILTTGGTGFAPRDVTPEATRRVIEREAPGIAEALRAESLKITAHAMLSRGIAGISHNTLIINLPGSPKAVKESLDILLPVLPHALDLLTDAPAAEQQHRIV, encoded by the coding sequence ATGAGCACGGAACGACGGGTGGGGATTTTGACGGTCAGCGATCGCGGCGCGCGGGGGGAATATGAGGATCGTAGTGGACCGGTGATTGCCGGCATTCTCGCCCAACGCACCCCCTGGACCATCAGCGAAACAGCCATCGTCCCCGACGACCAGGACAGCATCAGCGACGCGCTGCGCCGCTGGTGCCGTGCCGGCCTCAACCTGATCCTGACCACCGGCGGCACGGGCTTTGCCCCGCGTGACGTCACGCCGGAAGCCACCCGCCGCGTCATTGAACGGGAAGCACCGGGCATTGCCGAGGCGCTGCGGGCGGAGAGCTTGAAGATTACGGCGCACGCGATGTTGTCACGGGGAATTGCCGGCATTTCCCACAACACCCTGATCATCAACCTCCCCGGCAGCCCCAAAGCCGTCAAAGAAAGCCTGGACATCCTCCTCCCCGTCCTCCCCCACGCCCTCGACCTCCTCACCGACGCGCCCGCCGCCGAACAGCAGCACCGTATTGTTTAG
- a CDS encoding putative DNA binding domain-containing protein: protein MASKSGRNKPKPKNTARQWRRIDLHLHTPGSEDYQEPHISYLDILRQAELRGLDIIAFTDHNSVAGFTAMRKEIEQLLWLEELGRIESDEKRRLEEYRRLLNKILVLPGFEFTAMFGFHILGIFPQDTPMSFLEHLLLTLNVSPQVLGKGKTTAGATSDVLTAYRVIDQAGGIVIAAHANSGNGVAMRGLDFGGQTRIAYTQDPHLHTLEVTDLEKRGRYTTRRFFDGSKPEYPRPMRCIQGSDAHRLVRDPKQPKSLGVGERITEVLLDAVSFEALAAVLKGNDLSLTRPFRGRAEPLDFVQLAREEGPSIVQAFHTSLLQRGGHQDRILQDICAMANTNGGTIYVGVSDNPKEAPVGVNDVHRAIERLQTKVSSRFSPEPDLSMDELMSKGRHVVRITIRAGEETPYALDENKFFVRDEADTTLAVRDEIVRLAERGLGRLPQMPAEKAESLERTPTAHPETPPPPAAGRTAPATEIAPPRTGVEIVESQQRKDSIYHTVRDLRNNNLIKNVTKSSARKLWHYAIIQAETHKPDPAKIQWYRNMAVLNTRRKDEYVWYDLALRDGDTLRVFYGVTDSGLNDEWLDLIEHSGMLQK from the coding sequence ATGGCAAGTAAATCGGGCCGAAACAAGCCCAAACCCAAAAATACAGCCCGCCAATGGCGGCGCATTGACTTACATCTACACACCCCAGGCTCCGAGGATTATCAAGAGCCTCACATTAGCTATCTGGACATTCTACGTCAGGCGGAACTACGCGGCCTGGACATCATCGCCTTCACCGACCACAACAGCGTGGCCGGCTTCACGGCCATGCGCAAGGAAATTGAGCAATTGTTATGGCTGGAAGAACTGGGGCGCATTGAATCGGACGAAAAACGGCGGCTGGAAGAGTATCGTCGGCTGCTAAACAAAATCCTGGTCTTGCCGGGATTCGAGTTCACGGCCATGTTTGGCTTCCACATTCTGGGCATTTTTCCGCAGGACACGCCCATGAGCTTCCTGGAACACCTGCTGCTCACCCTGAACGTGTCCCCGCAGGTATTGGGCAAAGGGAAAACCACCGCCGGAGCCACCAGCGACGTTCTCACCGCATACCGCGTCATCGATCAAGCCGGCGGCATCGTCATCGCCGCGCACGCCAATTCCGGCAACGGCGTGGCTATGCGTGGCCTCGATTTCGGCGGCCAAACGCGCATCGCCTACACGCAGGACCCCCATTTACACACGCTGGAAGTCACCGACCTGGAAAAGCGAGGCCGTTACACCACGCGCCGCTTCTTCGATGGTTCCAAACCGGAGTATCCGCGCCCCATGCGCTGCATCCAAGGCTCCGATGCCCACCGCCTCGTGCGCGACCCCAAGCAGCCCAAATCGCTGGGCGTGGGCGAACGCATCACGGAAGTGTTGTTGGACGCAGTCAGCTTTGAGGCGCTGGCCGCCGTGCTAAAGGGGAATGACCTCTCGCTGACACGCCCCTTCCGCGGACGGGCGGAACCGCTGGATTTTGTGCAGTTGGCGCGTGAGGAAGGCCCCTCCATTGTACAGGCATTCCATACGAGCCTATTGCAGCGGGGCGGGCATCAGGATCGTATTTTGCAGGACATTTGCGCCATGGCGAACACCAACGGCGGCACCATTTACGTGGGCGTCTCGGACAATCCGAAGGAAGCGCCCGTAGGCGTCAATGACGTGCATCGGGCCATTGAGCGACTACAAACAAAGGTTTCCAGCCGCTTCAGCCCTGAACCCGATCTGTCCATGGACGAATTGATGTCCAAGGGGCGGCACGTGGTACGCATCACGATACGCGCCGGCGAAGAGACGCCTTACGCGCTGGACGAAAACAAGTTTTTTGTGCGCGACGAAGCGGATACAACGCTGGCGGTGCGGGATGAGATAGTGCGGCTGGCGGAAAGAGGATTGGGCAGGTTGCCGCAAATGCCGGCAGAAAAAGCCGAATCCCTCGAGCGTACACCCACCGCCCACCCGGAAACACCTCCTCCCCCCGCCGCCGGGCGCACCGCCCCCGCAACCGAGATCGCTCCGCCGCGCACCGGCGTGGAAATTGTGGAAAGCCAGCAGCGCAAAGACAGCATCTACCACACCGTGCGCGACCTGCGGAACAACAACCTGATCAAGAACGTGACCAAATCCTCGGCGCGCAAGCTGTGGCACTACGCCATTATCCAGGCGGAAACGCACAAGCCAGACCCCGCGAAGATTCAATGGTACCGAAACATGGCGGTCCTGAACACGCGGCGCAAGGATGAGTACGTCTGGTATGACCTGGCGCTGCGCGATGGGGACACTCTGCGCGTCTTTTATGGGGTAACGGATAGCGGCCTCAATGATGAATGGCTGGATTTGATTGAGCACAGTGGAATGCTGCAAAAATGA
- a CDS encoding response regulator, with product MPHIILVDDNLSSIQLLRVLLEMDSFSVTCATNKESARACITGQVDAFVIDYHLAGNDTGLELLQEIRTGQTSTRKDIPIIITSGDARRAETALQAGADRFFLKPFPFRELLADLKTRL from the coding sequence ATGCCGCATATTATTCTGGTAGATGACAACCTTAGCAGTATCCAATTACTGCGCGTATTGCTGGAAATGGATAGCTTCTCCGTTACCTGCGCGACAAATAAGGAAAGCGCGCGGGCCTGCATCACGGGCCAGGTAGACGCCTTCGTGATTGATTACCATCTTGCCGGCAACGACACCGGCCTGGAATTGTTGCAGGAAATTCGTACTGGACAAACCTCCACACGCAAAGACATCCCCATCATCATCACCTCCGGCGATGCCCGCCGCGCCGAAACCGCGCTGCAAGCGGGCGCGGATCGTTTCTTCCTAAAACCCTTCCCCTTCCGTGAACTGCTCGCGGACCTCAAAACACGACTTTAA